GCGATTATGTTCATCGGTCTATGGCTCAGCAGGCAACTTCAAAAAGAACAGGTCATTAAGCGTCCATCATTCATTCTGGTAATCTTTGGCTTCTCGACACTGCTACTTACTGGTAACTATCTCATTTCTGCGATTGCAAATGACTTAAACATCGCGCATATAGATGGCGGACCACGTGCGCTAGCTACTACATTATGGTGGGCGGCAATTGCCATCTTCATGCTCTACAAAGGCATCAAGCTAGGTAGGAATTATCATTCTGAAAAGTTGCTCGGACTGCTCCTACTCGGCATCACACTTATCAAGGTTATCTTGTATGACATTGCAACCATGTCAATGCAAAGTAAGATTATCGTACTCATGATGGTAGGTGGTGCTATGCTGCTCTTCTCGTACTTTGTAAAATCAAAGAATCTGCTCAAGCCGGAAGAAACTGACTGACAGTAGCGCTTTGTAAAAACGCCCTGACGCAAAGCGCTCAGGGCGTTTTAAATACTATAGCTTCATGAACCCGATGTACACGAAAGGTGGCTAAACGGAAGAGTATTGAAAACTAGGCAAAACACGCTTCACTAACCAAACAATGTCCGTAGTTTCCTATACGTGTCGTGATGATCTTCGACCAAGACTGTCTCAATCACGCCAATGACTGCTTCATCATTGCCGCCGGGGAAAAGTCCATCACCAAAGTAGATACACTCGTCCTTGCTCCAATTCATTAGATCAATAAGCTTTTGGACATTGGTACCCTTGTGTCTATCTTTATGAATATAATCAAAGCTAGTAGAGCCACCGATTTTCACCACCAACTCTTCTGATTCAAACGGCACAGCCGCCATAAGTGCCTCGCGCTTTACACGATTTGGGTCGTACGACATCTTAAGCTCAGCTGGAGCAGTATTACCAATCGGACTAAACGTAATTTGCGCACCACGGTCTTCAACCGGCGACCAGTCTGGATTGGGAGCCTCACCCAGCTCACCAAGGAGCGCATCGATGTGCGCAAGAATCTCAGCACGATGCGTTTCATCAAGCGGAATATTCCACAATTCTTCATCAGCCACGTCAGTGGCATGATTTCCATTTTGGCCCAGTGTATACGCCGGCAAACCATTACTTTGCCAGCCGATCTTCGGCACCTCTTGTCCAGATACAATGATAATATCCTGCGGCAACTCATTCAGCAGCGTAAACATTTCTGGAAGAATAAGCTGACGAGCTGGCGCAATTGTCTGATCCATATCAAAGAAAAGGTGCTTGTAGGTTTTCATGCCAGTAGCATAAAGGTATTTGAAGTCAGTGTAAATTCACAGACCAGGATAAGCTATGCTCTAGTGTTTGATATCATAGAGTAATGGAAACCTTTCTTTTGCTTACTACTATTCTCAAGACCTTTGCTATATCACTTGGTGTTGGCTCATCAACGCTCGCCATTACCAACTTCTTCGTCGCCATCGCTGACGGTGAAATAGACGAAACCGAGCGACGCATGATGGGCGTTGTGTATATTGTTCTACGCATTGCCATGGTGCTTATTCTTACCACAGTGGCGCTCCTCGTCGGCACTGAATATAGTGCTGTAGGCATTGCCCATCTGTCGGCATATTCATTAGCCGAGCTCACCGTGCTTTTTGTGTTGTATCTAAACGCGCTCCTCATGAGCGCCCATTTAGTACCCACGACAGTTGGCCCAGCATTTCAAGCCGGAAGTTGGTACGCACTCGGCACACTCACCGCACTCGCAGCGGCGTCACACGCTGGATTTACGTATGTTCAGTTTCTGGTGAGCTATGTTGCATGGGTTATTTTAGCTATCGGCATCGTGAATTTCATCATGGCAATTTTGAAAGCAAAGCGGGGGTAGTAAATACAAAACGGGCGGCACCCTTTGGGTGCCGCCCATTTTGTATTTACTATCGCTCAACCGTACCAGGCTTGCGCAAGTACAAGATTGGCACAAGGAGCAGAGTAATAATGACCGAGAAAATGAGTCCAAACATCACCGCGTACGCGAGTGGCGCCCACATATCTCCCGCGTATGAAAGCGGGAAGATACCAATCACTGTCGTGATAGAAGTAAGGAGAATTGGCCGAATACGCTGACCAGCAGCATCCACTACCACTTCGGCAATATCACGTTCAGGCTGCTCAACTCGCAGTCGATTCATGATGTCGATGAGCAGAATTGAGTTGTTTACCACAATTCCTGAGAGCGCAATGAAGCCCATAATTGAAGGGAAGGAAAGTGGATTTGCCGTGACCGCAAGACCAACCATAATACCGATGAGTGAGTACGGCAAAATCGAAAGTACGTAACGCATGTGTAGGTATGAATTGAACTGCAGCACCAAGATACCAACCATCAAAATCATTCCCACAATAAGCGCCATGAACATTTCTAAGAATGCCTTATTTGACTCTTCAGTCTCACCGCCACCAGTACTGATTTCTACTCCAGCAGGCACAGAAAGCTCAGTATTGATTTTCTCTAGAGCTGCCGCTTGTAGCTCGCGTGCATTTGCATCCTCAGCCACGTCAGCTTCTACACTTACCACACGCTTACTGTCTTCATGAGAGATAGCCGTGCTTGATTCACGAAGCGTCACATCTACCAAGCTCGAAAGCGGCACATTGCCATCACGAGTCGGAATGCTAATTTGCTCAAGCGCATTGATAGTTGTTATGTTGGCAGTATCTGCTGTCACCGCGTCGGAGTTATTTACATTAAGACGTACCGTCACATCAATATCCTCATCAAGTGTGGTGAGAGAGGTTGCGTCAGTGCCATACACGGCCGTACGAGCGATTTGCGATACCTCAAAGGCACTCAGCCCTAGGGCAGCCGTCTTTGCACGGTCGAGATTTAGTACAAATTCAGTACTGTTGTTATTGGTACTTGTCTCTACATTTACCACACCATCAAGGCTTTTTAGGAGCTCGGCTGAGTCATTGGCGAGTGCAGTAATCTCATGCAAATCAGCACCAAGGTACTTAATCACAATCGCTGCACCAGTTGGCGGTCCGTCGCTAGGCTGCGCTACCGTAACATTAAGATCCTTGAGTACTGCAAATTTTGCACGAAGATCTTCAACCACTTCCGTACTGGTGCGCTCACGATCTTTACTCAAGTTCACAAAAATATTTGCAAACTTCTCACCAGTACCACCAGAACCAAACTCACTTCCACTACCGACAGTAACAGTAAATGAATCAATATCAGCTTCACCATAGAGGAATTCCTCGATACGACGAATGCCGATATCAGTTACATCTTTCGTAGTGCCTTCAGGGTTTTCTAGTTCAACAATAATGTAATCAACATCACTCTGTTCAAAGAAAGTCACCTTAACTGGATTCCAAGCTGGAAGCACTGTACCAACAATCGTAAAGACAAGCACGATTGTCACGAGTGCGCTCGGGTACCACACAAGGCCGCGCTTCCAGTTTGCCCAGCCGCGCTTCAGCTGTACGTCACGAATCTTCATTGAGAGCACGTAGAGAAGTGGCGCCACCACTAGCCCTGCAAAGGCATTGATAGCCAGCGAAACAGCAAAGATAAGTGCCGCAAAAAGCGCCGCTAAGAACTGCTGCTGCTTATGCTCGCTATGGAGGTATGGACTCAAGTGAGCGCGGTACCAAGACTCAAGCTGGTGCGCAAACGCTACCTGCTTTTCTTCCAGCTTAGACGTATTCTTGCGGTGCAAGAATGAAGCAGCAAACAGTGGCAAAATGGCGAGTGACACAAAGAGAGAAGCAAAGAGCAAGAAAATGAGCGTAAATGGAATGCTTGAAATAAACTGCCCAATCACACCGCTCACGATAAAGAGTCCTGCGAACATCGCTACGGTTGTAAGGGTTCCAGAGATAAGCGGCGCCGCAAATTCATGAATCGCTTCAACCGCCGCCTGCTTTTTATCAATCGTCGGATGATCCTTCATTTTGCGATTGATACCTTCAACCATCACAATTGCCGAGTCCACCAAAATACCAATACCGAGAATGAGTGAAAAGAGACTAAGGAAGTTGATAGTATTGCCTGAGAAATACAACCCAATAAATCCGAAAAGGAACGAAAGTGGAATCGCTGCACCAGCCAAGAGTCCTTCACGCCAGCCGATTGCTAGTACAAGCAAAAGCACTACCAGCACAATCGTCTGAAAGCCAGAAGAAGAGAGGCGCGTAAGGTCTTGCTTAATAAGGTCACCTGAGTCGAGCACCGTCGCTGCCTCGATACCATCAAGCAGTTCACCTGGCTGTTCTAGCTCGTGAATACGCTCAAGCACCGTTGCTGTAAGTGTCGTAATATCACCACCTGACTGTTTGTACACATTCATGGTGATGGCGCTTTCAGACGGCTTACCAGCCACACTCAGGCGTGAAAGTGATGAAGCTGGCGTCAAACCATCTTCTACAATCGCCACATCACGCACATACACCGGCTGACCACCGCGCGCTGCGATGCTGATATCTTTAATATACGAGCTGTCTGGAATATCGCCCTCAAACGCAACGTTATACGAAATCCCATCATTTACAATCTGCCCAATCGGGAAGGTGAGATTGGCATTTCGAATCCCAGCCACTACTTCATTCAAAGTGAGGTCGTAGCGAGCAAGCGCAGTTTGGTCGACAATTACCGATACTTCTCGATCACGAACGCCCGCAAACTCAACGCGAGACACACCCGAAATTGACTCGATTTGAATCTCAATATCCTTAGCAAGTTGTGTAAAGTCAAAATCAGTGAGCTCACCTGAAAGCGACACCGTAAGAATCGGTTGATCAACAAAGTTTACCTCCGACACGTTTGGATCATTAGCATCATCAGGCAGGTCGTTCTTAATCACATCAACCTTATCTTTTAGGTCTTGAATCGAAGCATCGAGGTCTGCATCAGCCTCAAATTCCACTACCACTGAAGAAAAGCTCTCACGTGAAGTAGACGTAATTTTCTTTACATTTTCTAGGCTGGTTAGGCCACGCTCGATCTCATTGGTTACAAGTGACTCTACATCAGCCGCTGGAGCACCGGGAAAGCCTACACTTACCACTCCAACCGGAATGACCACTTCTGGTGCAGATTCTTTTGGAATACTAACGATACTAAACGTACCTACTGCCATCAGTGCGACAAGAAAGAGATACGCAAATTTATCGTTTCTAATGAAAAAATCCCACATAGCTAGTTTGTGATTTCTACTTCAATATCAGCCTTGAGTCCACGCGCATCCTTAACAAACGCGTCAGTAGCCGCCAGACCATTGGTAATCTCTACAGAACCTCCGCGAACAATACCAAGCATAACGGGACGTTCTACCAAGCGACCATCCTCAACCACAAAAACAAATCCATCAGCGATATCAAACTTCACTGCTGAAAGTGGCACAATGATTGTTTTGGTAGCAGCTTGCGCTTTTGAAGCCTGCTTTGTCACGCGAACGGTATCACCGTTTACAATGTCAGTATTTTCAGTAGCAATACGCACTTCTGTTTTACCAGTGTTTGCGTTCACCGCTGGCGAGATATGTGTCACCACGCCAGTGTAGGCACCTTCTACCAACACCTCGTCGCCTTCAGCGATCAGTGAACGTTCTGAGTCACTTACATAGGTCACAATTTCAAGCGCATTATTATTAGCCACAATTGCCACTGGCACGAATGAATTGATAAAGTCACCCTGGCGGATTGAGAGAGAATTAACCGTACCGCTAATTGGTGTGCGGAAAATAGTCTTTGAGAGGTTTGCTTGCGCGGCACGTAGCGCACCAAGCGCCTGCTTTACCTGCGCGTCTGCAGCAGAAGTAGTACCACCTTGCGCAGCTAGTTCAGCACGGCGCACAC
The nucleotide sequence above comes from Candidatus Nomurabacteria bacterium. Encoded proteins:
- a CDS encoding HAD-IIB family hydrolase codes for the protein MKTYKHLFFDMDQTIAPARQLILPEMFTLLNELPQDIIIVSGQEVPKIGWQSNGLPAYTLGQNGNHATDVADEELWNIPLDETHRAEILAHIDALLGELGEAPNPDWSPVEDRGAQITFSPIGNTAPAELKMSYDPNRVKREALMAAVPFESEELVVKIGGSTSFDYIHKDRHKGTNVQKLIDLMNWSKDECIYFGDGLFPGGNDEAVIGVIETVLVEDHHDTYRKLRTLFG
- a CDS encoding efflux RND transporter permease subunit — its product is MWDFFIRNDKFAYLFLVALMAVGTFSIVSIPKESAPEVVIPVGVVSVGFPGAPAADVESLVTNEIERGLTSLENVKKITSTSRESFSSVVVEFEADADLDASIQDLKDKVDVIKNDLPDDANDPNVSEVNFVDQPILTVSLSGELTDFDFTQLAKDIEIQIESISGVSRVEFAGVRDREVSVIVDQTALARYDLTLNEVVAGIRNANLTFPIGQIVNDGISYNVAFEGDIPDSSYIKDISIAARGGQPVYVRDVAIVEDGLTPASSLSRLSVAGKPSESAITMNVYKQSGGDITTLTATVLERIHELEQPGELLDGIEAATVLDSGDLIKQDLTRLSSSGFQTIVLVVLLLVLAIGWREGLLAGAAIPLSFLFGFIGLYFSGNTINFLSLFSLILGIGILVDSAIVMVEGINRKMKDHPTIDKKQAAVEAIHEFAAPLISGTLTTVAMFAGLFIVSGVIGQFISSIPFTLIFLLFASLFVSLAILPLFAASFLHRKNTSKLEEKQVAFAHQLESWYRAHLSPYLHSEHKQQQFLAALFAALIFAVSLAINAFAGLVVAPLLYVLSMKIRDVQLKRGWANWKRGLVWYPSALVTIVLVFTIVGTVLPAWNPVKVTFFEQSDVDYIIVELENPEGTTKDVTDIGIRRIEEFLYGEADIDSFTVTVGSGSEFGSGGTGEKFANIFVNLSKDRERTSTEVVEDLRAKFAVLKDLNVTVAQPSDGPPTGAAIVIKYLGADLHEITALANDSAELLKSLDGVVNVETSTNNNSTEFVLNLDRAKTAALGLSAFEVSQIARTAVYGTDATSLTTLDEDIDVTVRLNVNNSDAVTADTANITTINALEQISIPTRDGNVPLSSLVDVTLRESSTAISHEDSKRVVSVEADVAEDANARELQAAALEKINTELSVPAGVEISTGGGETEESNKAFLEMFMALIVGMILMVGILVLQFNSYLHMRYVLSILPYSLIGIMVGLAVTANPLSFPSIMGFIALSGIVVNNSILLIDIMNRLRVEQPERDIAEVVVDAAGQRIRPILLTSITTVIGIFPLSYAGDMWAPLAYAVMFGLIFSVIITLLLVPILYLRKPGTVER